One window from the genome of Vespula pensylvanica isolate Volc-1 chromosome 11, ASM1446617v1, whole genome shotgun sequence encodes:
- the LOC122632903 gene encoding vacuolar protein sorting-associated protein 13 isoform X1, producing MVFESIIAELLNKVLGEYIQNLDYTQLKLSLWGGDVVLTDLLIKETALDVLDLPIRLEYGRLGKLILKIPYKDIWNAQVDAIVEELFVLVVPSSQVVYDPEKEAKQQLEAKKAELARIEKSKQLAETKPQEKLDDSMVEKLIARMIKNIHVEIKRIHVRYEDHITFKDHPFSFGFTLNTFVLESCTNNWSTTDSMKDMYAIPQIYKLCTLDGLAVYLNTGVEQFSKNLPSMFSKLFSDGIATMDYTPIDYLYLLGPINVNAKLKLNPKPEADGSNYTIPKVWLNLEMLKLRIALTKHQYRTLVQLGEGLDQAQKAAPYRKYRPNVKSYRGHYKEWWKFAYTCILEETVRRKQRNWDWNHMKAHRDMCREYAQVYQTKLTTKKVVKDIEERLANYEKKLDLFNLVIIRQQIEMEVERLAEKEKTLKAKRGWFGFLWGSPQTEETQDLNSAAAIMRKFEEAMTPQEKEKLYRAIDYQENITPAHYPETYEMIDTNFFLHGLQLLLLDTDKEYPSILDLQLNSVQAGFKSRPSANAILITTSISDMKLFGVKQNDYIPSLFNSEVFNSDNVLLSISYEKNPLDKLCGDRIIVKSKSVDIIYDAQTIIELVKLFKVPNSSALNQIQAAAAEQLEGLKEMSALGLEYAIEKHSVLDIQVDMQASQLIIPHGGLYDSTKSLFIINLGSLKMHSLEKPKNNKSKATVKQLASMGKSEEDILLHLREYSYDKFALNIVNFQILVSLGNENWREALMKDSPMTLLCPTTLEIQFHKCLITDDPLLPKMRLVGQLPSLAINVTDVLLLEVFNIAQSIPFPEEETSTQLTKSSLSKSVSQLSLFKELTTISSANDKKKQEDKPLKQTTDLEMKFVMKEFTLSISKQRDEIVMSFVRFEILQLEVEMLQRSYDQEILLKLGGTQMKQHRNNEEIFMINTPMSTGKDEYLIIVQYVNVNKRSPEFITRHESVVKLLQLEFTTLQVVLHQEALIDFLKFVTYIQDKIQAMSVLKETVQEDIVPSRPTHLSFIQEETSTFVRDQIQKQKLKPSKLRRKREVVEFIDLKVKAKVGTISIKMTSDLRDISAFFIEGIIAGFIMKASYSQANINLTSINIKDLNTTSIYKNIISVEGEESLKIEAVIYNIEPHEQDKNNMSIKVIMGCHRIIFLNVFVTSVMNFLNNFQATQQAIKEASAAAAEAAKTNIKDVQESATRVELNVKIKAPLIYVPRNSKSEHCLMLDMGNLTICNIFKKLEVETVSGEYPIVDEMKIELQNLKLLRIRLNKIEFTIENQVLLLEPVSFTLLMKRNLSTAWFTSIPDIDMFGRLNKINLLLSQEDYATIMKVLEENLGESIEESKPTQISGYSDKKSLSDHQNKRKIIEPIKVDVITEEEGTVFQEQKHVHTFIKFEFIMDSLVISLFTGGSKMLQTQTSPLHLPENGLAKFSLTHFAVKGRIFVGDLLVTSILLMNCTLDDIRPSRESTLTRLMERTTSLSSAHDTEKDAKTVRSMLDVTIRRGPNDIFVDVRVFSFSIIVSLDYLMKIKDFFNIVPSTSTKNISQSSQKGYNDVVIKKRSPQTSGNQTNQMLTVNLHVEKPDIILLEDMDDINSNCILLNTELLLKMRIMGEHQVITGSVKDLSLLTGIYNPAKRADWIYQVLRPCSISVAGSTPEGKGLHIDVSCTDIYISVSPGVIEILNNVIHTVTKTEEEDKEVVKPEPNYEGLWQITPYKEQNYWFLKPEIGTEVLELFSYPDYDDNTVYKPELAIISAPTILLTLEAGVGNKTLPMLLTNIGFQSNVNDWSTKAMSLECTISLIIAYYNSRLALWEPLIEPKEGIQNGKRTSTSWELKTKVQFNDLEVSSRGASAISPSVESEPEDLHQIAKMSIDITSSENLEITVTKTCLDVLKQLGNAFSSAIEPGRKMATQKLAPYVLRNETGLAMTLNLELSHFKIFDSGSRSNNKTDLYTEVILESGASIELVPKFTKVETHLLEQLKADSIKDSGDNKFVVSFKEICDKLTIPVLRADKRFFSLKYRKDNSEEWGIVSDVVVDEGSTIVTLRSILQVHNHFTEPISVYYMTKRGNEVECVGTVAPDDRLNLPLDAVYTPTNIYWLFFSVNGYMVSIEPFVWKDLQKNVSMTKLLKCEARSKQEIIEPFYIQMFFVMIVVGSILYNNNTVSLFLNAIDWQYKLCHFIDHVKRFCLNCFNSEHPKYVETPIQVVGEIEQVYFENTSRHTMASTIYNVHLYPSVYLKNFLPIDIIICLPGIIEEKLLEASATLQIPTIDYTKSNIVIKLPNYLEKNWSCKGEIIANPPEFSVWSFESFDSSQKVIMDLGMHTSYKHGSIIMALYCPFWMLNKTGLMLSYRKSSKGGKEHSSPVKKLVSAMKPHHPRAQYRKRKARSSGEDYLNILYHPEHFKGPILFSFRSKVFFGKKKAMVRVEDGEWSEKFSIDVAGSEGVVACKYNGMIYQIGVHNQLTYNSLTKQITFTPYYVLINNSDFIIECQEGDRPADPLIIVSPGECSAFWPRSEQEVKTLKAKAAGYREKTAAFIYTDSHTTLLKLDNKYGGINVDIQINEGGIYISMTGYNPGNAPALIINHTHHLINFWEKGSINVKSIASFNKMFYTWENPAGPRKLMWEDYNNKEVEDDLRKDTLGAFKMLISNTEEEIYYVSFLNGTQRVLLFTTNLKIAEDCQLVGDFEPTEQEITLNIHGIGFSLVNNVTKSELLYMCIASSGIIWETCKSGGNRWRHLNTREINIIEEGYQKYIRELQIEKEPSHRILLEPKLEVDYLNMEMLKPHRRYMRRSFQTGLWLQYKTSIHQVQLHAKINRLQIDNQLSDCVFPVILAPVPLPKSITQSTVPKPFAELSMVKRLLEHSTVQQFRYFKVLVQEFHIKVDIVFINAIMAFLETNVANDVEESELFRSDMKLVHEPLMYHVSLITTAEQKNFFDLLHFSPLKIHISFSMTGTGSGSSALPQVLNVLLQGLGVTLTDINDIVFKLAYFERDYTFMTNKQLISEATTHYVGQAIKQAYVLVLGLDVIGNPYGLVVGTMKGIEDLFYEPFQGAIQGPGEFAEGLYLGVRSMLGHTVGGMAGAVSKITGAMGKGIATLTFDKDYQRKRQEQLNKQPANLQEGLARSGKGLIMGVVDGVTGVVMKPISGAKEEGVEGFFKGFGKGVVGLVTRPTAGVVDFASGSFGAVRRAAELNEEVKRVRPPRFLQPDSLVRPYIRDEADGNKILIELEKGKYANTDIYFYHIYINKDVLLLTDKRIAYLEHSDLFGGWKVDWTHTWQEIELPKVVDKGVQIFIKDSSRRKKLGNLFGSTEQSKIILITDYNIKQLLYIKIREQMNQYGLTDEFK from the exons ATGGTTTTTGAATCAATCATAGCAGAACTACTAAATAAAGTTCTGGGAGAGTATATTCAAAATTTGGATTATACGCAGTTAAAACTTAGTCTATGGGGAG GCGATGTAGTATTAacagatttattaataaaagaaacagcATTAGATGTATTGGATTTACCTATAAGATTAGAATATGGTCGATTAG gaaaattaatattaaaaattccatataaagatatatgGAATGCTCAAGTTGATGCGATAGTCGAAGAATTATTTGTACTTGTTGTACCTTCAAGCCAAGTTGTTTATGATCctgaaaaagaagcaaagcAACAATTAGAAGCCAAAAAGGCTGAGCTTGcaagaatagagaaaagcaAACAATTAGCAGAGACTAAAC cACAAGAAAAGCTAGATGATTCAATggttgaaaaattaattgctcgtatgataaaaaatatacatgttgaaataaagagaattcATGTGCGTTATGAAGACCATATTACATTTAAGGATCATCCATTTTCATTTGGATTTACATTAAATACATTTGTCTTAGAAAGCTGTACAAATAATTGGAGTACAACTGATAGCATGAAAGATATGTATGCAATTCCACAAATTTATAAG CTATGTACACTGGATGGCCTCGCTGTATATCTTAATACCGGTGTAGAACAATTTAGTAAAAATCTACCTTCTATGTTTTCAAAACTGTTTTCTGATGGTATTGCAACAATGGATTATACTcctattgattatttatatt tACTGGGTCCAATAAATGTTAATGCAAAATTAAAGCTTAATCCAAAGCCTGAAGCAGATGGCAGTAATTATACCATTCCAAAAGTATGGCTCAATTTGGAAATGCTTAAATTACGAATAGCATTGACAAAACATCAATATCGAACTTTAGTACAGTTAGGAGAAGGTTTGGATCAAGCTCAAAAGGCTGCTccatatagaaaatatagacCAAATGTAAAATCATATAGGGGCCATTATAAAGAATG gTGGAAATTTGCATATACTTGTATATTAGAAGAAACTGTAAGAAGAAAGCAGAGAAATTGGGATTGGAATCATATGAAAGCACATAGAGATATGTGCCGCGAATATGCACAAGTGTATCAAACGAAATTAACAACTAAGAAAGTAGTGAAAGATATTGAAGAACGTCTTGCGAATTATGAAAAGAAGTTAGATCTTTTCAATTTAGTTATAATCAGACAACAAATTGAAATGGAA gtCGAAAGATtagcagagaaagaaaagactcTTAAAGCGAAAAGAGGATGGTTTGGCTTTTTGTGGGGTTCTCCTCAAACAGAAGAAACTCAAGATTTGAATTCTGCTGCAGCTATta tgCGTAAATTCGAAGAAGCCATGACACcacaagaaaaggaaaaattgtaTCGTGCAATTGATTACCAAGAGAACATTACACCAGCTCATTATCCCGAAACTTATGAAATGATTGATACTAACTTCTTCTTACATGGACTTCAGTTACTTCTTTTAGATACAGATAAAGAATATCCAAGTATCTTGgatttacaattaaatagTGTTCAAGCTGGTTTTAAGTCACGACCTTCTGCTAATGCTATTTT aATAACAACATCAATTAGTGATATGAAACTTTTTGGAGTGaaacaaaatgattatattCCTTCACTTTTTAATTCTGAAGTTTTTAATTCAGATAATGTTTTACTAtctatttcttatgaaaagaATCCTCTTGACAAATTATGTGGTGATCGTATTATTGTAAAATCAAAATCCGTGGATATTATCTATGATGCTCAAACAATTATAGAATTAGTTAAATTGTTTAAAGTTCCAAATTCCTCAGCTTTAAATCA aattcaaGCAGCTGCTGCAGAACAATTAGAAGGCTTAAAAGAAATGTCTGCTTTAGGTTTGGAGTATGCTATTGAAAAACATTCAGTATTAGATATTCAg GTAGACATGCAAGCATCTCAATTAATTATACCACATGGTGGATTATATGATAGTactaaatcattatttataataaatttgggTAGTTTGAAGATGCATTCTCTTGAAAAGcccaaaaataataaatctaaagcAACTGTTAAACAGCTTGCTAGTATGGGTAAAAGtgaagaagatattttattacactTAAGAGAATATAGTTATGATAAATTTGCTCTGAATATAGTTAATTTTCAG attctTGTTTCATTGGGAAATGAAAATTGGAGAGAAGCTTTAATGAAAGATAGTCCAATGACATTACTGTGTCCAACTACATTAGAAATTCAATTTCACAAATGTTTAATAACGGATGATCCTTTATTACCTAAAATGAGATTAGTAGGACAATTACCATCTCTTGCTATTAATGTAACAG ATGTACTTTTATTAGAAGTTTTTAATATTGCTCAAAGCATCCCATTCCCTGAGGAAGAAACTTCTACCCAACTTACAAAGTCATCACTT agcaAATCCGTTTCCCAATTATCTCTATTTAAGGAATTGACTACAATTTCTTCAGccaatgataaaaagaagcaGGAAGATAAACCACTTAAACAGACAACTGATTTAGAAATGAAGTTCGTAATGAAAG AATTCACTTTATCAATTTCCAAACAAAGAGATGAAATAGTCATGTCATTTGTAAGATTTGAAATCTTACAATTAGAAGTTGAAATGTTGCAACGTTCCTACGatcaagaaatattattaaaactagGCGGTACTCAAATGAAACAACATCgtaataatgaagaaatttttatgataaatactCCCATGTCAACTGGAAAAGACGAGTATCTTATTATAGTGCAATATGTTAAT gTGAATAAACGATCACCAGAGTTTATCACGCGACATGAATCGGTCGTAAAATTGTTACAATTAGAATTTACTACATTACAAGTAGTACTTCATCAGGAAGCccttattgattttttaaaatttgtgACATATATACAG GATAAGATACAGGCTATGTCtgttttaaaagaaacagTGCAAGAAGATATAGTACCATCTCGGCCAACtcatttatctttcattcaaGAAGAAACTTCTACATTTGTCAGAGATCAAATCCAGAAGCAGAAACTTAAACCTTCAAAATTAC GACGTAAAAGAGAAGTGGTCGAGTTTATagatttaaaagtaaaagcTAAAGTTGGCActataagtataaaaatgaCCAGTGATCTAAGAGACATTAGTGCTTTTTTTATAGAAGGCATTATTGCTGGTTTTATAATGAAGGCTTCTTATTCACAAGCAAATATTAATCTTACCTCCATTAATATCAAAGATCTTAACACTacatcaatttataaaaat attatatcAGTAGAAGGTGAAGAGTCTTTAAAAATTGAAGCAgtaatatacaatattgaaCCACATGAGcaagataaaaacaatatgTCTATTAAAGTTATTATGGGCTGCCaccgtattatatttttaaatgtcttTGTTACAAGTGTTATG aattttcttaataatttccaAGCAACACAACAAGCAATTAAAGAAGCATCTGCAGCAGCTGCAGAAGCAGCAAAAACTAATATTAAGGATGTTCAAGAAAGTGCAACGCGAGTAGAATTAAACGTAAAAATTAAG GCTCCTCTTATATATGTGCCTAGAAATTCAAAAAGCGAACATTGTTTAATGTTAGATATGGGTAACCTtacaatttgtaatattttcaaaaaactaGAAGTCGAAACAGTGTCTGGAGAATATCCTATAGTTGATGAGATGAAGAttgaattacaaaatttaaaacTCTTAAg aatAAGACtaaacaaaattgaatttaCGATTGAGAACCAAGTTCTATTACTAGAACCAGTTAGTTTTACACTATTGATGAAACGCAATTTGTCAACTGCATGGTTTACTTCTATACCAGATATTGATATGTTCGGTCGattgaacaaaattaatttattattaagtcAAGAAGACTATGCAACCATAATGAAAgttttagaagaaaatttaggAGAATCAATAGAAGAGTCTAAACCTACACAAATTTCGGGATATAGCGATAAAAAGTCTTTATCAGATCATCAGAATAAGCGAAAAATAA TAGAACCAATTAAAGTGGACGTTATTACTGAAGAGGAAGGTACAGTTTTTCAAGAGCAAAAACATGTACatacgtttattaaatttgaatttattatggATAGCCTTGTTATTAGTTTGTTTACAGGAGGCTCCAAAATG TTACAGACTCAAACGTCACCTCTACATCTTCCAGAAAATGGTTTGGCAAAGTTTTCCTTAACACATTTTGCAGTTAAAGGACGAATATTCGTTGGTGATTTATTAGTAACTTCTATCCTTCTTATGAATTGTACTTTGGACGATATTCGGCCTAGTAGAGAAAGTACTTTGACAAGACTGATGGAAAGGACAACAAGCTTATCATCTGCACATGATACGGAAAAAGATGCAAAGACTGTGAGGAGTATGTTGGATGTAACAATTAGACGAGGCCCTAATGACATATTTG TTGATGTTAGAGTGTTCTCATTCAGCATTATTGTATCACTTGATTACCTAATgaagataaaagatttttttaatattgtaccTTCTACATCAACTAAGAATATATCTCAATCTTCACAAAAGGGTTATAATGATGTAGTGATTAAGAAACGATCACCTCAAACTTCAGGAAATCAAACTAACCAAATGTTAACTGTGAATTTACATGTAGAAAAGCCAGATATTATTCTTCTTGAGGATATGGATGATATAAATTCAAACTgcatattattaaat aCTGAGCTACTTTTAAAAATGCGCATAATGGGTGAACATCAAGTTATAACAGGTTCTGTTaaagatctttctcttttaactgGTATATATAATCCTGCTAAAAGGGCTGATTGGATATATCAG GTTTTAAGACCATGTAGTATTAGTGTAGCAGGTTCTACACCTGAAGGAAAAGGTCTTCACATAGATGTATCTTGtacagatatttatatttctgtcTCACCag gtGTAATTGAGATTTTGAACAATGTCATTCATACTGTAACTAAAacagaagaggaagataaagaagtgGTAAAGCCTGAACCTAATTATGAAGGACTTTGGCAAATTACTCCatataaagaacaaaattattggTTTTTAAAACCAG AGATTGGAACGGAGGTATTagaacttttttcttatcccgATTACGATGATAATACGGTTTATAAACCTGAATTAGCTATAATTTCTGCACCAACAATTTTGTTAACATTGGAAGCAGGCGTTGGCAATAAAACATTACCAATGCTTTTGACGAATATTGGATTTCAAAGCAATGTCAATGATTGGAGTACTAAAGCt atGTCCTTGGAATGTAcaatttctcttattatagCATATTATAATAGTCGTTTAGCTTTATGGGAACCATTGATAGAACCAAAGGAAGGAATACAAAATGGAAAACGTACTTCAACTTCTTGGGAATTGAAAACGAAA GTACAATTTAATGATTTAGAAGTGAGCTCTAGAGGAGCTAGTGCAATCAGTCCAAGTGTAGAAAGTGAACCAGAAGATTTACATCAAATTGCTAAAATGTCCATTGACATAACATCTTCT gaAAATCTAGAAATTACTGTGACCAAAACTTGTCTGGATGTATTAAAACAATTAGGTAATGCATTCTCTTCTGCTATCGAACCTGGTAGAAAAATGGCCACTCAAAAATTAGCACCATATGTATTGAGAAATGAAACTGGCTTGGCAATGACATTGAACTTAGAGCTTAGTCATTTTAAG atatttgaTAGTGGTTCAAggtcaaataataaaacagatTTGTATACCGAAGTAATTCTCGAATCTGGAGCGTCCATAGAACTCGTACCAAAGTTTACCAAAGTAGAAACGCACCTTCTTGAACAATTAAAAGCTGATTCTATTAAAGACAGTGGAGACAATAAATTTGTTGTTTCA TTCAAAGAAATTTGTGATAAATTGACAATACCAGTTCTTCGAGCAGATAAAAGATTCTTCTCGTTGAAATATCGTAAAGATAATTCAGAGGAATGGGGTATTGTTTctgatgttgttgttgatgaAGGAAGCACTATTGTTACACTTAGAAGTATCCTTCAG gtACATAATCATTTCACCGAACCTATATCTGTATATTATATGACGAAACGAGGAAACGAAGTTGAATGTGTAGGCACAGTAGCTCCTGATGATCGATTGAATCTTCCATTGGATGCTGTATATACAccaacaaatatttattggtTGTTCTTTAGTGTTAATGG TTACATGGTTTCAATAGAACCATTTGTTTGGAAAGACCTTCAAAAGAATGTTTCCATGACAAAACTGCTAAAGTGTGAAGCAAGAtcaaaacaagaaataatagaacCGTTTTATATACAG atGTTTTTCGTGATGATTGTGGTTGGTAGTATTCTCTATAATAACAACACAGTCAGTTTATTCTTAAATGCTATCGACTGGCAATACAAATTGTGTCATTTTATTGATCACGTGAAACGTTTCTGCTTGAATTGTTTTAATTCAGAGCACCCAAAATATGTGGAAACACCTATTCAG gTTGTAGGAGAAATAGAGCaagtttattttgaaaatactaGTCGCCACACAATGGCAAGCACTATTTATAATGTGCATTTATATCCATCtgtatatctaaaaaattttttgccaattgacattattatttgtcttcctggaattatcgaagaaaaacttttgGAAGCTAGTGCTACTTTACAGATTCCAACAATTGACTATACAAAGtcaaatattgttattaag CTACCAAATTATTTAGAGAAAAATTGGTCATGCAAAGGTGAAATAATAGCAAATCCACCGGAGTTTTCAGTCTGGTCTTTTGAATCCTTTGATAGTTCACAAAAAGTTATTATGGATTTAGGAATGCATACATCATATAAACATGGTTCGATTATAATGGCTCTCTATTGTCCTTTCTGGATGTTAAATAAAACTGGATTAATGTTATCTTATAGG AAGTCAAGTAAGGGTGGTAAAGAACACTCAAGCCCAGTTAAG AAACTCGTTTCTGCTATGAAACCTCATCATCCACGTGCACAGTATAGGAAGAGGAAAGCACGTTCg aGTGGagaagattatttaaatattttatatcaccCAGAACATTTTAAAGGaccaatattattttcattccgGTCAAAAGTCTTTTTTGGCAAAAAGAAAGCAATGGTGAGGGTAGAAGATGGAGAATGGTCTGAAAAGTTTTCAATTGATGTTGCAGGAAGTGAGGGAGTAGTTGCATGCAAATACAATGGAATGATATATCAG attgGTGTACATAATCAACTGACATATAATTCTTTGACAAAGCAAATTACATTTACACCTTATTAtgttcttattaataatagtgattttataattgaatGTCAAGAAGGTGATAGACCTGCTGATCCACTTATCATA gttTCACCTGGAGAATGTTCTGCTTTCTGGCCTCGTTCAGAACAAGAAGTGAAAACTTTGAAAGCAAAGGCTGCAGGATATCGTGAAAAAACAGCAGCTTTTATTTATACTGATAGCCATACTACGTTGTTGAAGCTAGATAACAAg tacGGCGGTATTAATGTTGATATACAAATCAATGAAGGTgggatatatatttcaatgacaGGTTACAATCCTGGCAATGCTCCAGCTCTTATTATAAATCACACTCatcatttaatcaatttttggGAAAAAGGATCTATAAATGTAAA ATCTATTGCATCATTTAACAAAATGTTTTACACCTGGGAAAATCCTGCTGGCCCAAGAAAATTAATGTGGGAAgattataacaataaagaagtagaagatgatctaagaaaa GATACTTTGGGTGCATTTAAAATGCTTATTTCGAATACAGAAGaggaaatatattatgtatcatTTCTTAATGGTACACAAAGAGTACTTCTATTTACTACAAATTTGAAGATAGCTGAAGATTGTCAACTGGTAGGCGATTTTGAGCCTACTGAACAAGAAATAACTCTTAATATTCATGGAATAGGATTTTCACTTGTAAATAATGTTACTAAGTCAGAGcttttatatatgtgcataGCTAG CTCTGGTATAATATGGGAAACATGTAAATCTGGTGGAAATAGATGGCGTCATCTCAATacaagagaaattaatattattgaagaGGGAtaccaaaaatatatacgtgaatTACAAATTGAGAAAGAGCCGTCTCATAGAATATTACTTGAGCCTAAGTTGGAG GTTGATTACTTAAATATGGAAATGTTAAAACCGCATCGTCGTTACATGCGACGTTCATTCCAAACTGGTTTATGGCTACAATATAAAACATCAATACATCAAGTACAATTACAtgcaaaaattaatagattacAGATAGATAATCAACTTTCAGATTGTGTTTTTCCAGTTATTCTAGCACCTGTTCCTCTACCCAAAAGTATCACACAAAGTACAG TACCAAAACCATTTGCCGAACTTAGTATGGTAAAACGTCTTTTGGAACATAGTACCGTGCAACAATTTCGTTATTTCAAAGTACTTGTTCAAGAATTTCACATTAAAGTGgatatagtatttataaatgCCATAATGGCCTTTTTGGAGACTAACGTAGCGAATGACGTGGAAGaa AGCGAACTATTTCGTTCAGACATGAAATTGGTACATGAACCACTTATGTATCATGTCAGTCTGATCACAACAGCTGagcaaaagaatttctttgacTTATTGCATTTTTCACCTCTTAAG ATACATATTAGTTTTTCCATGACTGGTACTGGAAGTGGATCTTCTGCACTACCTCAAgtattaaatgtattattacaaGGCCTTGGAGTTACTCTGACTGATATAAACGATATCGTATTCAA ATTAGCatatttcgaaagagattACACTTTCATGACAAATAAGCAATTAATTTCGGAAGCAACTACGCATTATGTAGGACAAGCTATTAAACAAGCTTATGTTCTTGTGTTAGGTCTTGATGTTATTGGTAATCCATATGGTCTTGTAGTTGGTACAATGAAAGGTAtcgaagatttattttatgagCCTTTCCAAGGTGCCATACAAGGTCCAGGAGAATTTGCTGAAGGATTATATCTTGGTGTAAGAAGTATGTTAGGTCATACTGTTGGTGGAATGGCAGGAGCTGTATCTAAAATTACAGGAGCTATGG gTAAAGGAATAGCTACTTTAACTTTTGACAAAGATTATCAAAGGAAAAGGCAAGAACAATTGAATAAACAGCCAGCAAATTTGCAAGAAGGACTTGCAAGAAGTGGGAAAGGTTTGATAATG GGAGTTGTAGATGGTGTAACTGGTGTTGTAATGAAACCCATATCCGGTGCTAAAGAAGAAGGCGTTGAAGGATTTTTCAAAGGTTTTGGAAAAGGAGTTGTTGGACTTGTAACTAGACCAACTGCCGGTGTTGTTGACTTTGCGAGTGGATCTTTCGGTGCTGTCAGACG tgCGGCTGAATTAAACGAAGAAGTTAAAAGAGTTCGTCCACCGAGATTCCTACAGCCAGACAGTCTTGTTCGACCTTATATAAGAGATGAAGCAGATGGTAATAAAATTCTGATT gaacttgaaaaaggaaaatatgcAAACacagatatttatttctatcatatatatataaataaggaTGTCCTATTGCTTACCGATAAACGTATAGCGTATCTTGAACATAGTGATTTATTCGGTGGTTGGAAG gtCGATTGGACTCATACGTGGCAAGAAATTGAATTACCTAAAGTAGTAGATAAAGGAGtacagatttttattaaagattcttcaagaaggaagaaactGGGTAATTTATTTGGTAGCACAGAACAATCcaaaataatcttaataacAGATTACAATATAAAGCAG ttactttatataaaaatacgggAACAGATGAATCAATATGGATTAACAGATGAATTTAAATAA